From Candidatus Nomurabacteria bacterium, one genomic window encodes:
- a CDS encoding SMC-Scp complex subunit ScpB: MSLDILIEALLFYKAAPQSKQKLMKLFAVGEEEFGAALAVLKERLQSGATRLIETDDQIQLVTAPELSEFIESLRKQDLTGDIGKAGAETLAIILYREPVSRSEIDRIRGVNSSFILRNLLTRGLITRDSVTGQGYRFSISPNLLQHLGITDKRALPNYSQFMGAIDAFDTAET; the protein is encoded by the coding sequence ATGTCCTTGGATATTCTCATCGAGGCGCTGCTTTTTTATAAAGCAGCGCCTCAAAGCAAGCAAAAACTCATGAAGCTTTTTGCGGTGGGGGAGGAGGAATTTGGCGCCGCTTTGGCCGTTCTGAAAGAACGGCTGCAAAGCGGCGCTACACGACTCATCGAGACTGACGATCAGATCCAACTCGTAACCGCGCCGGAACTCTCAGAGTTCATCGAATCACTCCGTAAACAAGACCTCACCGGTGACATCGGCAAAGCTGGTGCCGAAACCCTCGCGATCATCTTGTACAGAGAACCAGTCTCGCGCAGTGAGATCGACCGCATTCGTGGCGTGAATTCATCATTTATCCTTCGAAACCTCCTTACTCGAGGACTTATCACCCGCGACTCAGTCACCGGACAAGGCTACCGTTTCAGCATCAGCCCCAATCTACTTCAACACCTTGGTATAACTGACAAGCGCGCACTACCAAATTATTCACAATTCATGGGCGCCATTGATGCATTTGACACCGCCGAAACATGA
- a CDS encoding cell division protein FtsW: MSNKPKSVDTVLLILIGLMVAGGFLIFSSASLGLMARDGATFGSVALSQFLFGIVGGGITLLLISNVYYRNWRKYAFYLFVVSLLATLAVFIPGIGMTHAGATRWLDLGFTTVQPSEFLKIGFVVYLATWFSGIHHKITNWRFGLVPFGAIVGVVGAVMLLQPDTDTFLIMAFAGMAMYLAAGAKWQDIALIILGGVMMLAVVASMRPYIMDRFTTFMNPDADPLGSGYQIQQSLIAVGSGGLTGRGYGQSIQKFQYLPEPIGDSIFAVYAEEFGFLGTMLLIVALIFLTLRGYRIATQAKDIFGTLLVVGFMTIIIAQAFLNIGAMVALAPLSGLPLPFISHGGTALMATLASLGIVLNVSKYRTLRN, translated from the coding sequence ATGAGCAATAAACCCAAGTCTGTCGATACTGTACTACTTATACTGATCGGCCTCATGGTAGCCGGCGGTTTTCTTATTTTTTCATCTGCATCGCTCGGGCTTATGGCTCGCGATGGTGCCACCTTCGGCTCAGTAGCACTCAGTCAATTTCTCTTTGGGATAGTTGGTGGCGGCATTACCTTACTCCTCATCAGCAACGTCTACTATCGCAACTGGCGTAAGTACGCTTTTTATCTTTTTGTGGTCTCACTGCTCGCGACACTCGCTGTATTCATTCCTGGCATCGGCATGACCCACGCAGGCGCTACGCGCTGGCTAGACCTCGGTTTCACCACGGTCCAGCCTTCAGAGTTCCTTAAGATCGGTTTTGTGGTGTACCTTGCGACCTGGTTTTCTGGTATTCACCACAAGATCACCAACTGGCGCTTTGGGCTTGTGCCGTTTGGTGCGATCGTCGGCGTGGTCGGAGCAGTCATGCTACTACAGCCAGACACCGACACCTTCCTCATCATGGCTTTCGCAGGGATGGCAATGTATCTGGCGGCTGGCGCCAAATGGCAAGATATCGCACTCATCATTCTTGGCGGTGTCATGATGCTCGCGGTGGTTGCTAGCATGCGACCATACATCATGGATCGTTTCACCACCTTTATGAATCCAGACGCTGACCCGCTTGGAAGCGGGTATCAGATCCAACAGTCACTCATTGCAGTTGGATCCGGTGGTTTGACTGGTAGGGGATACGGGCAAAGCATCCAGAAATTCCAGTACTTACCGGAGCCAATTGGCGACTCGATCTTTGCTGTATACGCAGAAGAATTTGGCTTTCTTGGGACTATGTTACTTATCGTCGCCCTCATATTTCTCACCTTGCGTGGCTACCGGATCGCCACCCAGGCGAAGGATATTTTTGGCACCTTACTGGTAGTTGGTTTCATGACCATTATCATTGCTCAAGCATTTTTGAATATTGGCGCCATGGTTGCGCTTGCGCCGCTTTCAGGCCTACCACTCCCGTTCATCAGCCACGGCGGTACCGCACTCATGGCCACACTCGCATCGCTCGGAATCGTGTTGAACGTGTCGAAATATCGAACTTTGCGAAACTGA
- the trpS gene encoding tryptophan--tRNA ligase — protein sequence MTTGKKRLLTGLQASGNLHIGNYFGALKPFLDIYEDYESYLMVADYHALTSLRDPEALRANILNVVRDYLAVGVDPEKAVIFCQSDNQDHTELGWVMDCMVTVPFLMQAHSYKDKVAKGIEPNAGLFTYPMLQAADIALYNTDVVPVGEDQRQHIEYTREAVGKFNRAYGDILKEPAEMILEGVGVVPGTDGQKMSKSYGNTVPLFGTKEEIEKAVMSIVTDSAGDRPENVYAIHRLLKSAKELDPIYEEHKGRYGDLKKLLAADLEALIAPMREKRASISDDDVRAVLQAGAEKARAVSGQTLKTVRKAIGID from the coding sequence ATGACTACTGGAAAGAAGCGACTACTTACTGGCCTGCAAGCTTCAGGCAATCTACATATTGGTAACTACTTTGGTGCTCTTAAACCCTTTTTGGATATTTACGAAGACTATGAAAGCTACTTGATGGTAGCCGACTACCACGCCCTCACCAGCTTACGAGACCCTGAGGCGCTTCGCGCAAACATCCTTAATGTTGTACGTGACTACCTCGCAGTAGGAGTTGATCCTGAAAAAGCAGTGATCTTTTGTCAATCTGACAACCAAGATCACACTGAGCTTGGTTGGGTGATGGACTGTATGGTCACAGTGCCGTTCCTTATGCAAGCTCATTCATACAAAGACAAGGTAGCAAAGGGAATTGAACCGAATGCAGGCCTTTTCACCTACCCGATGCTCCAAGCCGCTGACATAGCTCTCTACAATACCGATGTCGTACCCGTCGGCGAAGACCAACGACAGCATATTGAATACACTCGTGAAGCAGTAGGGAAGTTTAATCGTGCGTATGGCGATATTCTGAAAGAGCCAGCTGAAATGATCCTGGAAGGAGTTGGCGTAGTACCAGGAACCGATGGTCAGAAAATGAGCAAGAGCTACGGTAATACCGTTCCGCTTTTTGGCACTAAGGAAGAGATAGAAAAGGCTGTCATGAGTATCGTAACTGACTCTGCTGGAGATCGACCTGAGAATGTCTACGCGATCCACCGACTTCTGAAGAGTGCCAAGGAACTCGACCCGATCTACGAGGAGCATAAGGGGCGATACGGTGACCTGAAAAAACTGCTCGCTGCGGACCTCGAAGCTTTGATCGCTCCAATGCGTGAGAAGCGAGCTAGCATCAGTGACGATGATGTTCGTGCTGTGCTCCAAGCTGGTGCAGAAAAAGCAAGAGCTGTCTCTGGTCAGACGTTGAAGACAGTGAGAAAGGCGATTGGCATTGACTAG
- a CDS encoding UDP-N-acetylglucosamine--N-acetylmuramyl-(pentapeptide) pyrophosphoryl-undecaprenol N-acetylglucosamine transferase, translated as MRIGFVGGGSGGHFYPLVAVAYELNHSDAQPELFYFGPSPYDEAALTKYDIKWVKCPAGKLRRYFSIQNFFDLFRNFFGVFVAIWKLYVIYPDVIFSKGGYTSVPILVAAKFLRIPVVIHESDAIPGRANKLAMKQARYIGVAYDDAAQFFPQEKTALVGIPMRPEIKNIPTDPFSQLGIPNDKPLIYITGGSSGAERINNIVLRLLKDLLPHYRIFHQTGQANLDEMRLAAQSLLTGTGLEDSYYLEGLIPPETVSALMAAASLIITRAGSTTLFEIAYHAKPSIVIPIPEDVSRDQRSNAYAYGRSGAAVVMEEHNITEHLLANEIHTIISDPAKAAAMSQAAKGMFVDNAALKIANILISIGTEHGS; from the coding sequence ATGAGAATTGGTTTTGTTGGTGGAGGATCCGGAGGACACTTCTATCCACTCGTTGCCGTTGCATATGAACTCAATCATTCCGATGCACAGCCGGAGCTCTTTTACTTTGGCCCATCACCATATGACGAAGCAGCGCTGACAAAATACGATATCAAGTGGGTAAAGTGTCCAGCAGGTAAACTGCGCCGCTACTTCTCGATCCAAAACTTCTTTGATCTATTTCGTAATTTCTTTGGCGTGTTTGTTGCCATTTGGAAACTCTACGTCATCTATCCAGACGTGATCTTCAGTAAAGGTGGCTACACGAGTGTACCTATTCTCGTGGCAGCAAAGTTCCTACGCATACCAGTCGTAATCCATGAATCGGACGCGATCCCGGGTCGTGCGAATAAGCTCGCTATGAAACAGGCACGTTACATTGGTGTTGCGTACGATGACGCCGCGCAGTTTTTTCCGCAGGAAAAAACTGCGCTCGTCGGCATCCCAATGCGCCCAGAGATCAAAAACATTCCAACCGATCCTTTTTCACAGCTGGGTATTCCAAACGACAAACCTCTGATCTACATCACCGGCGGCTCTAGCGGCGCAGAGCGCATCAATAATATCGTCTTGCGCCTACTCAAGGATCTGTTGCCACACTATCGGATCTTCCACCAGACCGGCCAAGCCAATCTCGACGAAATGCGTCTTGCAGCCCAGAGTCTGCTGACAGGAACCGGTCTGGAAGACAGCTACTACCTCGAAGGACTCATCCCGCCAGAAACTGTTTCGGCACTCATGGCAGCCGCTTCGCTCATTATCACTCGCGCCGGCAGCACCACACTCTTTGAGATCGCGTACCACGCCAAGCCATCGATCGTCATCCCGATCCCTGAAGATGTTAGTCGAGACCAGCGCTCAAACGCCTACGCCTACGGTCGTAGCGGCGCAGCAGTAGTGATGGAAGAACACAACATCACTGAGCACTTGCTTGCAAACGAAATTCACACTATTATCAGTGACCCAGCAAAAGCTGCCGCAATGAGTCAGGCAGCCAAGGGAATGTTTGTCGATAACGCAGCACTCAAGATCGCCAATATACTCATTTCAATCGGAACAGAACATGGATCATAA
- the aspS gene encoding aspartate--tRNA(Asn) ligase, whose amino-acid sequence MERTLISDLHEKVGEETLINCVVSTVRQQGKMAFFDFRDRSSVIQGVVFGKPEVLEVAKTVSEESPLAVTGIVNKRPEKGVNDKVPNGDIELEITSIEVLNLSEAMPFDMSAELNLETILDNRPLTLRRPHDRAIFKIQATITRAYGEYMRSQGFTEFQAPKIVGGDAEGGAEVFKVDYFKGVKASLATSPQLYKQIMVGVFERVFTYATAFRAEKSATTRHLSEYTSLDMEMGFIKDHTDLMRMETGLMKYISTEIGKVNAAELEILGMELPKLPEEDLFPHYKLREAQELIKEKTGKDKVGEPDLEPEDERWLCEYAASELGSDFIFITHYPVSKRPFYTYEDENDPGFTKSFDLLFRGVEVTTGGQRIHSLETLKDKLAAKKMDASNFDFYFQAFKYGIPPHGGWGMGLERLTQKFCGVHNVKEATLFPRDINRIDTFTSKDVSESAEI is encoded by the coding sequence ATGGAACGAACACTTATTTCCGACCTACACGAAAAAGTGGGGGAAGAAACACTTATTAACTGTGTTGTCAGTACCGTGCGTCAGCAGGGCAAGATGGCCTTCTTCGACTTCCGCGACCGATCAAGTGTGATCCAGGGTGTGGTCTTCGGTAAACCTGAAGTACTCGAGGTCGCCAAGACCGTAAGCGAAGAAAGCCCACTCGCCGTGACCGGCATCGTCAACAAGCGCCCAGAAAAGGGAGTAAACGATAAGGTACCAAATGGCGACATCGAACTCGAAATCACGAGCATCGAGGTGCTCAACCTTTCAGAAGCGATGCCGTTTGATATGAGTGCGGAACTCAACCTCGAGACTATTCTCGACAACCGGCCGCTTACCCTACGCCGACCACACGACCGCGCGATCTTCAAGATCCAAGCCACCATCACCCGCGCGTACGGTGAGTACATGCGGAGTCAAGGCTTTACTGAATTCCAAGCCCCAAAGATCGTTGGTGGCGATGCCGAAGGAGGGGCGGAGGTCTTCAAGGTCGACTACTTCAAGGGCGTAAAAGCCTCACTCGCTACCAGCCCGCAACTGTACAAGCAGATCATGGTGGGAGTGTTCGAGCGGGTCTTCACCTACGCCACCGCCTTCCGCGCCGAAAAGAGCGCAACGACCCGACACCTCAGCGAGTACACGTCACTCGATATGGAAATGGGATTCATCAAGGATCACACGGATCTTATGCGGATGGAAACCGGCTTGATGAAATACATCAGCACAGAAATCGGGAAAGTAAACGCTGCTGAACTCGAGATCCTCGGTATGGAGTTGCCGAAGCTACCTGAAGAAGACCTCTTCCCGCACTACAAGCTGCGCGAAGCACAGGAACTAATCAAGGAAAAAACTGGTAAAGATAAGGTAGGGGAGCCAGACCTAGAACCAGAAGACGAGCGCTGGCTTTGCGAGTACGCTGCAAGCGAGCTTGGTAGTGACTTCATTTTCATCACACACTATCCAGTCAGCAAACGACCATTCTACACGTACGAAGATGAAAATGACCCAGGCTTCACCAAGAGCTTCGACCTACTCTTCCGCGGGGTAGAGGTGACTACCGGCGGACAGCGTATCCACAGCCTTGAGACACTGAAAGATAAACTCGCTGCGAAGAAGATGGACGCGAGCAACTTCGACTTCTACTTCCAAGCCTTCAAGTACGGCATTCCGCCACACGGCGGCTGGGGCATGGGGCTTGAGCGTCTCACACAGAAATTCTGTGGTGTACACAACGTAAAGGAAGCCACCCTCTTCCCACGCGACATCAACCGTATTGATACCTTTACATCAAAGGATGTGAGCGAGAGTGCAGAAATCTAA
- a CDS encoding segregation/condensation protein A yields MTTTTAFAIKTETFEGPMELLIELVEKRKLLINDISLASVTDEYMQTVSAMQELSLPNTAQFITLAATLLLIKSKSLLPVLDLTSEEEASIDDLEQRLKLYQLYRDASLELQLYFGKTNMYEPEYVPPREPLFVPDVYCNVSSLNVAMQEVLAGLPKNEPKPTAKVRPTVSLEDMMERLQRRIEQQMRTKFSEIRAGETEHKNVIVGFLAILELFKQGNILITQEGRFNDIHMELERADTPRYY; encoded by the coding sequence GTGACCACCACAACGGCTTTTGCTATTAAAACAGAGACCTTTGAAGGTCCGATGGAACTCCTCATTGAACTCGTTGAAAAACGAAAGCTGTTGATCAATGACATTTCACTCGCTTCTGTGACCGACGAATACATGCAGACAGTGAGCGCCATGCAGGAACTCTCGCTCCCGAACACTGCCCAGTTCATCACTCTGGCCGCTACACTTCTCCTCATTAAATCAAAATCACTCTTGCCGGTCCTTGATCTCACTTCTGAAGAGGAGGCTAGTATTGATGACCTTGAGCAACGACTGAAACTCTACCAGCTCTATCGTGACGCCAGTCTTGAACTGCAGCTGTACTTCGGCAAGACCAATATGTACGAACCAGAGTACGTGCCACCACGCGAACCACTCTTTGTGCCTGACGTCTACTGTAATGTTAGTTCACTTAATGTAGCCATGCAGGAGGTGCTAGCCGGACTACCGAAGAACGAACCAAAACCAACCGCCAAGGTCCGTCCGACTGTCTCACTTGAAGACATGATGGAACGACTCCAACGACGGATCGAGCAACAGATGAGAACTAAGTTCTCTGAGATCAGAGCCGGAGAGACTGAGCACAAGAATGTGATCGTTGGCTTTTTGGCGATCTTAGAACTCTTCAAGCAGGGCAACATCCTCATTACGCAAGAAGGAAGATTTAACGATATTCATATGGAACTCGAGCGAGCGGATACGCCGCGGTACTACTAG
- a CDS encoding D-alanyl-D-alanine carboxypeptidase codes for MNDQFPQLIETVDDAPSTKNHFPIVAQLGVLAFVLTGIFGTLYVVGDNSQQPTVTQTPPPPIIEIKQQTLPPQKIEDVELRATAAYVWDVTGQRALYNKNASEPLPLASITKLMTTLLAHELIADNEAAVVSLNAIRQEGSSGLFAGEELEIKDLQELALISSSNDAAYALAASVGNLLGDNDPTNQFIAGMNIRAAELGLETLEFKSTTGLDISETEPGATGSARDVTFLMEYIITHYPDLIAPTKQAETLVYNTAGAYHEAHNTNEIVLDVPNLLGSKTGYTDLAGGNLTIAFDAGLNRPIIITVLGSTRDERFTDVLTLVKAVQESVGVQ; via the coding sequence ATGAACGACCAATTCCCACAACTGATCGAAACTGTCGATGATGCGCCGAGCACCAAGAATCATTTTCCGATTGTTGCACAGTTAGGTGTACTTGCTTTTGTGTTGACAGGCATCTTTGGCACACTCTATGTAGTTGGCGACAATAGCCAACAACCAACAGTGACCCAAACCCCACCCCCTCCGATCATTGAGATCAAGCAACAAACATTGCCACCACAAAAGATCGAGGATGTTGAACTCCGCGCTACCGCTGCCTATGTCTGGGACGTCACCGGACAGCGAGCGCTCTACAACAAAAACGCCAGTGAACCACTCCCGCTAGCGTCGATCACCAAACTCATGACGACGCTTCTCGCACATGAGCTCATTGCTGACAATGAAGCTGCAGTGGTCTCGCTGAACGCGATCCGCCAAGAAGGGAGTAGCGGCTTGTTTGCAGGCGAAGAGCTTGAGATCAAAGATCTCCAGGAGCTCGCACTTATCTCTTCTTCTAATGATGCCGCGTACGCACTTGCTGCGAGCGTCGGTAATCTTCTTGGCGATAATGACCCAACCAACCAATTCATCGCCGGCATGAACATCCGCGCAGCAGAACTCGGTCTTGAAACACTCGAATTCAAGAGTACAACCGGGCTCGATATTTCAGAGACTGAACCCGGCGCCACCGGCTCGGCTCGTGATGTTACTTTCTTGATGGAATACATCATCACACACTACCCAGACCTCATCGCACCAACCAAGCAGGCAGAAACTCTCGTGTACAACACCGCCGGAGCGTATCACGAGGCACACAACACCAACGAGATCGTTCTTGACGTCCCGAATCTCCTCGGTTCAAAGACAGGCTACACCGACCTAGCTGGTGGCAACCTGACCATTGCGTTTGATGCTGGACTTAACCGTCCGATTATCATTACTGTCCTTGGCTCAACTCGAGATGAACGCTTTACTGACGTGCTCACCCTTGTAAAAGCCGTCCAAGAATCAGTGGGTGTACAATAA
- a CDS encoding leucyl aminopeptidase family protein: MTKITTSPKTLADIPKKYTHIILTEDKPSWHRLVKAADGSLEYRMGVGKWKNVDQRTFRTVVRSVVQAAKAHQLEHIAVQFSNSPFPKLTEYGDEWVVRTIAENLELAHYEFTKYKTRKKSEKGLKEILVCGGMSAAEKRSFSAGQVIGQSANFTRDIANTTGEHMTPSELAKAAKEAVKGTKVSVKILNMAAIKKEGMGLLEAVGKGAADGPCLIVMEYWGAGKPTKKDKSKAPIALIGKGITYDSGGLNVKPGGFMHEMHMDMSGGAAMIGTMRAIAKLGVKKNVIAVIAAAENSISRDSMRAGDIATSMSGKTVEILHTDAEGRLVLADAMTYAEKYYSPRVMLDAATLTGASLAALGQHTSAVLTKDKALADQIVELGEDAGDLMWPLPLWDEYKAMLKTYRADLSNIASNFSRYGGCIEGGIFLAHFAPKKTPWAHLDIAPRMTSIPSDKLAKGATGEPVRLLVKFVEEY; the protein is encoded by the coding sequence ATGACTAAAATCACCACATCGCCAAAGACCCTGGCTGACATTCCAAAAAAATACACCCACATTATTCTGACTGAGGACAAGCCAAGCTGGCATCGTTTGGTAAAAGCGGCTGACGGTTCGCTCGAGTACCGTATGGGAGTGGGAAAGTGGAAGAATGTAGACCAACGTACATTTCGTACAGTAGTACGATCAGTGGTGCAGGCAGCAAAAGCGCATCAGCTCGAACACATCGCGGTGCAATTTTCTAATTCTCCATTTCCAAAACTAACTGAGTACGGAGACGAGTGGGTCGTGCGCACTATTGCTGAAAACCTCGAGCTCGCACACTACGAATTCACCAAGTACAAGACGCGCAAAAAGTCAGAGAAGGGGCTCAAGGAGATTTTAGTGTGTGGTGGGATGAGTGCGGCGGAAAAGCGAAGCTTTTCCGCCGGCCAGGTGATCGGCCAGTCAGCCAACTTCACTCGCGACATCGCCAACACCACTGGCGAACACATGACCCCAAGTGAGCTGGCCAAGGCAGCCAAAGAAGCGGTGAAGGGGACAAAGGTTTCAGTAAAGATCCTCAATATGGCAGCCATCAAAAAAGAGGGGATGGGGCTACTTGAAGCAGTTGGAAAGGGTGCAGCTGACGGGCCATGCTTGATCGTGATGGAATACTGGGGCGCCGGGAAGCCAACCAAGAAAGATAAAAGCAAGGCGCCAATTGCCCTCATCGGCAAAGGCATCACCTACGACAGTGGGGGCCTCAACGTAAAGCCGGGTGGCTTTATGCACGAAATGCACATGGACATGTCTGGTGGCGCAGCCATGATCGGCACCATGCGAGCGATCGCAAAGCTTGGTGTGAAGAAGAATGTCATTGCAGTAATAGCAGCCGCTGAAAACTCCATCTCACGCGATAGTATGCGGGCTGGCGACATTGCCACTTCGATGAGTGGTAAGACCGTAGAGATCCTCCACACCGACGCCGAAGGTCGCCTGGTACTGGCTGATGCAATGACCTACGCCGAAAAGTACTACTCGCCACGCGTTATGCTCGACGCCGCGACACTGACTGGAGCTTCGCTTGCCGCGCTCGGTCAACACACCTCGGCAGTCCTCACCAAAGACAAAGCTTTGGCAGATCAGATCGTCGAGCTCGGCGAAGACGCTGGCGATCTCATGTGGCCACTCCCACTCTGGGACGAATACAAAGCCATGCTCAAGACCTACCGCGCAGACCTAAGCAACATCGCGAGCAACTTCTCCCGCTACGGTGGTTGTATTGAGGGCGGTATCTTCCTAGCACATTTTGCCCCCAAGAAGACACCATGGGCCCACCTCGACATCGCTCCACGCATGACCAGTATCCCAAGCGATAAACTCGCAAAAGGTGCTACTGGTGAACCAGTCAGACTGCTTGTGAAATTTGTAGAAGAATATTAA